In a single window of the Bacteroidales bacterium genome:
- a CDS encoding caspase family protein, with the protein MKTYIISVLLLFLAAFTTAQVTSGKSEAKRVTFKQPQQGINTREIPDLIIKEEKFSDENGNNIINANEECLISFKVGNIGKGMASNVEVTISLKGEKVYGVVFDEKITIGDLSGDSEKEVTIPVKAGSNTQDGYAEFLIEVAESRGFDAYPLEFKIETRRFAEPKLVIADAIFSTEDGGVIKLNYPINLKVLVQNIGEGEAKNVNVRFELTNPNCIFLGDKDQYALNYLDRGESREMDFLFTANRRYIEPKIPVRVVATESFGRFGIDTLLNVGLQDNLTARNQVVIQGIATPETNIEIASLSSEVDKNIPRTGKDFPFRYALIIGNEDYSKYQRGLNTEANVEFARHDATIFKNYAQDVFGVQEKNIFFLTDATAGEMRQKVDLISKLAAKSSDQAEIIFYYAGHGLPDEMSKEPYLIPVDVAGSNLNAAIKLADIYTTFSESGARRVTVFLDACFSGGGRDAGLIAARAVKVKPKEDLITGNMVVFSASTGDQSALPFREKQHGMFTYFLLKKLQESNGNVNYGQLSDYLVQKISIESLRVNGKEQDPTVKVSVNLNEDWEKWTIN; encoded by the coding sequence ATGAAAACATACATCATCAGCGTTTTACTTTTATTCCTCGCGGCCTTCACAACAGCACAGGTAACCTCAGGTAAAAGCGAAGCCAAACGGGTTACATTCAAACAACCACAACAAGGCATCAACACCCGTGAAATTCCCGACCTGATTATTAAAGAGGAGAAGTTTTCCGACGAAAACGGGAACAACATTATCAATGCCAATGAAGAGTGCCTGATCAGTTTTAAAGTGGGGAACATAGGCAAGGGAATGGCATCAAATGTTGAAGTGACCATTTCGTTGAAAGGTGAAAAAGTGTATGGAGTAGTTTTCGATGAAAAGATCACGATCGGTGATCTTTCCGGTGATTCGGAAAAAGAGGTGACCATTCCGGTGAAAGCCGGCTCGAACACCCAGGACGGGTATGCAGAGTTTTTAATCGAAGTGGCTGAATCTCGCGGTTTTGACGCTTACCCGCTGGAGTTTAAGATCGAAACCCGACGGTTTGCTGAACCGAAACTCGTGATTGCTGATGCCATTTTCAGCACCGAAGATGGGGGTGTCATTAAACTCAACTACCCAATCAACCTCAAAGTGTTGGTTCAGAATATCGGCGAGGGAGAGGCAAAAAATGTAAACGTTAGGTTTGAACTAACCAATCCAAACTGTATTTTCCTTGGGGACAAAGATCAGTATGCGCTCAACTATTTGGACAGGGGAGAAAGTCGGGAGATGGATTTTCTGTTCACAGCCAACCGCCGCTACATTGAGCCAAAAATCCCGGTAAGGGTGGTCGCTACCGAAAGCTTTGGGAGATTTGGCATTGATACATTATTAAATGTTGGGTTGCAGGATAACCTGACAGCACGCAACCAGGTGGTGATCCAGGGCATTGCCACCCCGGAAACAAATATTGAGATTGCCTCATTATCCTCGGAAGTTGACAAAAACATTCCAAGAACAGGAAAAGATTTCCCCTTCAGGTATGCTTTGATCATTGGTAATGAGGATTATTCCAAATACCAGCGGGGGTTGAACACCGAAGCCAACGTAGAATTTGCCCGTCACGATGCCACCATTTTCAAAAATTATGCGCAGGATGTATTTGGGGTTCAGGAGAAAAATATCTTTTTCCTGACCGATGCCACAGCCGGTGAAATGAGGCAGAAGGTAGACCTGATTTCGAAACTTGCCGCCAAATCGTCTGACCAGGCTGAAATTATTTTCTATTATGCCGGTCACGGACTGCCGGATGAAATGAGCAAGGAACCTTACCTGATCCCTGTGGATGTTGCGGGTTCAAATTTAAATGCAGCCATCAAGTTAGCTGACATTTATACAACTTTTAGCGAAAGTGGCGCCCGGCGGGTCACTGTCTTTCTTGATGCCTGCTTCAGCGGTGGCGGACGTGATGCCGGACTGATTGCTGCCAGGGCGGTGAAGGTGAAACCAAAAGAGGATCTGATCACAGGCAATATGGTTGTATTTTCGGCCAGCACCGGCGACCAGTCGGCACTGCCATTCAGGGAAAAACAACACGGAATGTTTACCTATTTCCTGCTGAAAAAACTGCAGGAAAGTAACGGAAATGTTAACTATGGACAGCTATCTGATTACCTTGTTCAAAAGATTTCGATCGAGTCGTTGCGGGTGAATGGAAAAGAACAGGACCCAACGGTTAAAGTCAGCGTGAACCTGAACGAGGACTGGGAAAAATGGACAATCAACTGA
- a CDS encoding formylglycine-generating enzyme family protein — MKHLIFTTLITCLCLQGFSQQITNVTARQEGKKIVVNYDISGASSADEFEVALYCSTDGGSAFGSLVAGVSGDVGQKVKPGYSRSITWDVLADREKLQGSNIVFEVRAKKADSFGIEMVFVKGGTFTMGCTSEQSDCGSDEKPTHQVTVSDFYMGKYEVTQKQWREIMGASTSLSNPSRFSGCDDCPVESVSWNDIQEFIKKLNQKTGKKYRLPTEAEWEYAARGGSAGSPTRYSGSNNIDEVAWYWENSGDKRLSGSWDSDKISKNNCKTHPVGRKKPNELGLYDMSGNVWEWCSDWYGSDYYKNSPQNNPQGPASGSYRVLHGGSWNISAQYCRVAYRFSYEPDPRLSNNGFRLALFP, encoded by the coding sequence ATGAAACATTTAATTTTCACAACCCTCATCACCTGCCTTTGTTTGCAGGGATTTTCGCAGCAGATCACCAACGTTACCGCCCGCCAGGAAGGGAAAAAGATTGTGGTAAACTACGACATCAGCGGCGCCTCTTCGGCTGATGAGTTTGAGGTGGCGCTTTACTGTTCCACTGATGGCGGCAGCGCTTTTGGCAGCCTTGTGGCCGGCGTGAGCGGCGATGTAGGCCAAAAAGTAAAACCCGGCTACAGCCGCTCAATTACCTGGGATGTGCTGGCCGACCGCGAAAAGCTGCAGGGCAGCAACATTGTGTTTGAAGTGCGCGCCAAAAAAGCCGACAGCTTCGGCATCGAAATGGTTTTTGTAAAAGGAGGAACCTTTACCATGGGCTGCACCAGCGAGCAAAGCGATTGCGGCAGCGACGAAAAACCCACCCACCAGGTAACGGTAAGCGATTTTTATATGGGAAAGTATGAGGTAACCCAAAAGCAGTGGCGGGAAATCATGGGTGCTTCGACTTCTCTCAGCAACCCATCTCGTTTTTCAGGTTGTGATGATTGCCCGGTAGAGAGCGTAAGTTGGAATGACATTCAGGAATTTATCAAAAAGTTGAACCAGAAAACCGGCAAGAAATACCGATTGCCTACTGAAGCAGAATGGGAATACGCAGCGCGGGGTGGTTCGGCAGGCTCACCAACCCGCTATTCAGGCAGCAATAATATTGACGAGGTGGCCTGGTACTGGGAAAACTCAGGTGATAAAAGGCTAAGCGGCAGTTGGGATTCTGATAAAATTTCTAAAAACAATTGCAAAACCCACCCAGTAGGCCGCAAAAAGCCCAACGAGTTGGGCCTTTACGACATGAGCGGTAATGTGTGGGAGTGGTGCAGCGACTGGTATGGTTCAGATTATTACAAAAACAGCCCGCAAAACAACCCACAGGGACCGGCTTCAGGCTCCTACCGCGTGTTGCACGGCGGCAGCTGGAACATCAGCGCTCAGTACTGCCGGGTTGCCTATCGCTTCAGCTACGAGCCCGACCCTCGCCTCAGCAACAACGGTTTCCGGTTGGCTCTTTTCCCATAG
- a CDS encoding caspase family protein: MKKNILLLLIALAALQGFAQEIKGRSGEYNFNITKDPPKPPYLEIETASIELTDQNGNAAIDAAEEVTISFTLKNSGRGDGIGLKLHVTETGGAAGLTFDKDRSLPLLPAGQSTKLEHRIKAGMNTENGKAIFQLAVTEPNGFDSDPVVIEVETRAFKAPKLILADYAVRTSQGNRIQKRRPFELEILVQNTGVGVADHVSVKLLYPENMYCTSANEISTFVSMASGDSKTIKYELITNNLYQQNVIPLKFEISEKHGKYGQTKEITLEIDQEIAQKELVINPVAAREQQAAITIGTLTSEVDKNIPASGKTYPRRYALIIGNENYTDYQMNLTTESNVAFAQNDAAIFAQYAQKTLGVEQQNIFHLTNATAATMKQEINRVTEIIKRAGSDAELIFYYAGHGFPDENTRTPYLMPVDVSAANLTSAIKLSDIYQKFAETGAARVLIFLDACFSGGGRESGLLAARAVKVRPKEDIPMGNMVVFSASTGEQTSLPYQAQKHGMFTYHLLKKLQETGGNISLSALSDYLGQQVGIESLRVNAKPQDPTTLVSPAITGQWENWLMNP, translated from the coding sequence ATGAAAAAGAACATTTTACTGCTTCTCATCGCCCTTGCCGCCCTGCAGGGTTTCGCACAGGAAATCAAAGGCCGCTCGGGCGAGTACAATTTCAACATCACTAAAGACCCGCCAAAACCACCCTATCTCGAAATTGAAACCGCCTCTATCGAACTTACCGACCAAAACGGCAATGCTGCCATTGACGCTGCTGAAGAGGTAACCATTTCGTTTACGCTGAAAAACAGCGGCCGTGGTGACGGTATCGGTTTAAAGCTGCACGTGACCGAAACAGGCGGAGCTGCTGGGTTAACCTTTGATAAAGATCGTTCGCTCCCGTTGTTGCCGGCCGGACAAAGTACAAAACTCGAACACCGCATAAAAGCCGGGATGAACACCGAAAACGGAAAAGCCATTTTTCAGCTTGCCGTTACCGAGCCTAACGGCTTCGACAGCGACCCGGTGGTGATCGAAGTGGAAACCCGCGCCTTCAAAGCACCAAAGCTGATCCTGGCCGATTATGCCGTGCGCACTTCTCAGGGAAACCGTATCCAGAAACGTCGGCCATTTGAACTGGAAATCCTGGTACAAAATACTGGAGTTGGAGTTGCTGACCATGTTTCCGTAAAACTTCTCTATCCCGAAAACATGTATTGCACTTCAGCTAATGAAATTTCAACGTTCGTAAGCATGGCTTCGGGGGACTCCAAAACCATAAAATACGAGCTGATTACAAATAATCTCTACCAACAGAATGTGATCCCCTTGAAATTTGAGATTTCAGAAAAGCACGGAAAATATGGCCAAACCAAAGAGATTACCCTCGAAATTGACCAGGAAATCGCGCAAAAAGAGCTGGTCATCAACCCGGTGGCTGCGCGCGAGCAGCAAGCTGCCATAACCATTGGCACGCTCACCAGCGAGGTGGATAAAAACATCCCGGCATCCGGGAAAACCTATCCCCGGCGCTATGCCCTGATCATCGGCAACGAAAACTACACCGACTACCAGATGAACCTGACCACTGAGTCAAATGTTGCTTTTGCGCAGAACGATGCCGCCATTTTTGCCCAGTATGCGCAAAAAACGTTAGGGGTCGAGCAGCAAAATATTTTCCACCTCACCAATGCCACAGCGGCCACCATGAAACAGGAGATCAACCGTGTAACCGAAATTATAAAACGTGCGGGTAGCGATGCCGAGCTTATCTTTTACTATGCCGGCCATGGATTCCCTGACGAGAACACCCGCACACCATACTTGATGCCGGTGGACGTAAGCGCCGCCAACCTCACGTCAGCCATAAAGCTGAGCGACATTTACCAGAAATTTGCCGAAACCGGCGCTGCCCGCGTCCTCATCTTTTTGGATGCCTGCTTCAGCGGTGGCGGCCGCGAATCCGGCCTGCTGGCAGCACGGGCGGTGAAAGTCAGGCCGAAAGAAGACATCCCCATGGGCAACATGGTGGTGTTCAGCGCCAGCACCGGCGAGCAAACCTCGTTGCCTTACCAGGCACAGAAACACGGTATGTTTACCTACCACCTGCTGAAAAAACTCCAGGAAACCGGCGGTAATATTTCACTTTCGGCACTGTCGGACTACCTTGGCCAACAGGTTGGCATCGAATCGCTGCGGGTGAACGCCAAACCGCAGGACCCCACCACGCTGGTAAGCCCAGCCATAACCGGACAATGGGAAAACTGGCTGATGAATCCGTAA
- the ppk1 gene encoding polyphosphate kinase 1 encodes MTKSEKKYPMINREISWLHFNDRVLQEARDESTPLIEKLKFLGIFSNNRDEFFRVRVATLNRMLNVEQLDYKIKQSPAELLAQIHQIVAEQEKVFTETFQTIVEQLKQENVFIISEQELSSSQVNFVTNYFLNSVRPFLFPIMIDNLNADDDVEDRSIYLAIHMVASNDPEKEDHAVIRLPTDQVSRFLILPDEDGKIFIMLLDDVVRHGLQYIFSIFGYDTFQAYTFKITRDAELDIDNDVQKSFLEIMAESIKQREQGYPVRFVYDNTIPKPFLKIIRKKLHLLEDDHQRGGGRYHNFKDFMAFPKVGSPKLVYPPTPPMPHKGLTVHSSILREIRNRDIMLHYPYQSFQYIVDLLREASIDPDVRSIKMTFYRAASNSNVMNALMNAARNGKSVTVFLEIQARFDEEANIYWAELLQKTGVKILPTIPGLKVHSKLILIRRKENQSNVYYANISTGNFNESTAKVYADKSLLTADQDIAMDVYKVFQLFESRYFIPKFKKLIVSPFDTRDFFIKLINREIKNAREGKEAWMVLKLNSLVDKKITYKLYEASKAGVDIKIIVRGICVLIPGVKGLSENIEAYSVVDKFLEHSRLYVFCNDGNKEFFISSADWMQRNLDYRIEVTTPIFDPVIKDELWTILQIQLRDNTKARLISVENVNQYRKTDSAIPVRSQFEIYKYFQEQFADGGD; translated from the coding sequence ATGACGAAGAGCGAGAAGAAGTATCCGATGATCAACCGGGAGATCAGCTGGCTGCATTTTAACGACCGTGTGTTGCAGGAAGCCCGGGATGAATCCACACCTTTAATCGAAAAGCTGAAGTTTTTAGGGATTTTCTCCAACAACAGGGATGAGTTTTTCAGGGTTAGGGTGGCTACCCTGAACAGGATGCTGAATGTGGAACAACTGGATTACAAAATCAAGCAATCGCCGGCAGAACTGCTCGCACAGATTCACCAAATCGTTGCCGAGCAGGAAAAAGTCTTTACGGAAACATTCCAGACCATTGTTGAACAGTTGAAGCAGGAAAATGTGTTTATTATCAGCGAGCAGGAACTTTCATCCAGCCAGGTAAATTTTGTGACCAATTACTTTCTGAACAGCGTCAGGCCATTTCTCTTTCCGATCATGATCGACAACCTGAACGCAGATGACGATGTTGAAGACCGGTCTATATACCTTGCCATTCACATGGTTGCATCCAACGATCCTGAAAAGGAAGATCATGCGGTAATCAGGCTGCCTACCGACCAGGTGTCGCGCTTTCTGATCCTGCCGGACGAAGACGGGAAAATTTTCATCATGCTGCTCGACGATGTTGTCCGGCATGGTTTACAGTACATTTTTTCCATTTTCGGTTACGACACTTTCCAGGCTTACACCTTTAAAATCACCCGTGATGCCGAGCTGGATATCGATAACGACGTGCAAAAAAGTTTCCTTGAGATCATGGCCGAAAGCATCAAGCAGCGCGAGCAGGGGTATCCGGTCAGGTTTGTTTATGATAATACTATCCCAAAACCGTTTTTAAAAATAATCCGAAAAAAACTACATCTGCTTGAGGACGACCATCAGCGTGGTGGTGGGCGCTATCACAATTTCAAGGATTTCATGGCTTTTCCAAAAGTTGGATCGCCAAAACTGGTCTATCCGCCCACTCCACCAATGCCCCACAAAGGATTGACGGTACATTCGAGTATTTTGAGGGAGATCAGAAACCGCGATATCATGCTGCATTATCCTTATCAGTCGTTCCAGTATATCGTGGATTTGCTGAGAGAAGCCTCTATCGATCCGGATGTTCGTTCGATAAAAATGACCTTTTACCGCGCTGCCAGCAATTCAAATGTAATGAACGCCCTGATGAACGCTGCGCGCAACGGTAAGTCAGTGACGGTTTTCCTCGAAATCCAGGCCCGTTTCGACGAAGAAGCCAACATCTACTGGGCTGAACTCCTGCAAAAGACCGGTGTAAAGATATTACCCACTATTCCCGGCCTGAAGGTGCATAGCAAATTGATCCTTATCCGCCGGAAAGAAAACCAGTCAAACGTGTATTACGCTAACATCAGCACCGGCAACTTCAACGAATCCACAGCCAAGGTTTATGCTGACAAGAGTCTCCTCACTGCCGACCAGGACATTGCCATGGATGTTTACAAGGTTTTTCAGCTTTTCGAGTCGCGTTATTTCATTCCAAAATTCAAAAAACTAATCGTATCGCCATTCGACACAAGAGACTTTTTTATTAAACTCATTAACAGGGAGATAAAAAATGCCAGAGAAGGGAAGGAAGCGTGGATGGTATTGAAGCTCAATAGCCTTGTTGATAAAAAAATCACCTACAAGCTATACGAAGCCAGTAAAGCCGGTGTGGACATCAAAATCATTGTCAGGGGAATTTGCGTACTGATTCCGGGTGTAAAAGGTTTAAGCGAGAATATAGAGGCTTACAGTGTAGTGGATAAATTCCTCGAGCATTCAAGGCTTTATGTGTTTTGTAACGATGGGAACAAGGAATTTTTTATTTCCTCAGCCGACTGGATGCAGCGTAACCTCGATTATCGCATTGAAGTGACCACGCCCATCTTTGATCCGGTCATAAAGGATGAACTCTGGACGATTCTTCAGATACAACTTCGCGACAACACCAAAGCCCGGCTGATAAGTGTAGAAAACGTGAACCAATACCGGAAAACAGATTCAGCCATCCCGGTGAGGTCGCAATTTGAGATTTACAAATATTTTCAGGAGCAGTTTGCCGATGGTGGTGATTGA
- a CDS encoding histidine phosphatase family protein: MKTVYILRHAKSSWDFPHLSDEERPLIDKGKKRTRLINEYLINNQISIDLILSSHAVRAFDTAKIIARAIGYPLDKIRINKMIYHSHEENLIDQFYDLSDEISSVMLVGHNPTLTNFVNLFLDEKIEWLPTSGLVSINFYTDQWVNLSTAKFDTNFVITPSMLKKKD; encoded by the coding sequence ATGAAAACTGTTTATATTCTGCGCCATGCCAAATCCTCGTGGGATTTCCCGCACCTGAGCGATGAAGAGCGCCCATTGATTGATAAAGGCAAAAAACGCACGCGGCTGATCAACGAATACTTGATCAACAACCAGATCAGTATCGACCTGATCCTGTCAAGCCATGCCGTCAGGGCATTCGACACAGCCAAAATCATTGCCAGAGCTATTGGCTACCCACTTGATAAAATCAGAATTAACAAAATGATTTATCACTCCCACGAAGAAAATCTGATTGACCAGTTTTATGACCTTTCCGATGAAATAAGCTCAGTGATGCTTGTGGGTCATAACCCCACCCTCACCAATTTTGTAAACCTCTTCCTCGACGAAAAAATCGAATGGCTTCCAACATCGGGTTTGGTCAGCATAAATTTTTATACCGACCAGTGGGTAAACCTGAGCACAGCTAAATTTGATACCAATTTTGTGATTACCCCATCCATGCTTAAAAAGAAGGATTAG
- a CDS encoding T9SS type A sorting domain-containing protein produces the protein MKTIYKFLPLLILPLVLIVMANNNGSPGGRTGSVGDNGQNCTGCHAGTPQNATNWITTNIPPSGYVPGQTYTITATGTHTGVVKFGFELTAENSSGAKVGTLIITNATQTKLVNQNKAVTHLAAGTTPSGNTKTWSMGWTAPGSGTGPVIFSAAFNAANGNGGNSGDVIYLTSTTVQEQTSGVEVTFRVDMSEQTVSPLGVHIAGSFQGWDPGATEMTDTGNSIYAVTITLTEGEYIEYKFVNGNAWGMDESVPPGCAANNNRFLTVPAQNTTLEAVCFGSCTICNPGSVDVTFQVDMSNETVSPLGVHIAGSFQGWDPAGTLMTEVGNNVYAVTIELQIGGYYEYKFVNGNAWGMDETVPPQCASGWNRYITVPAVPVILDAVCFGSCDPCGPPPVDIEVTFRVDMTNEIISPEGVHIAGGFQGWNPGSTLMTDAGDNIYTYTTILPSGTYQEYKFINGTTWEQSENVPPPCGVNNNRFLTVPQSNIVLDLVCYGECDPCGPPPVEVEVTFVVDLSEEIVSPQGVHLAGSFQGWDPAGLPMTTAGDNIYQATVVFLSGTYIEYKFINGDTFEGAELVPEECGVDDGFGGFSRFYTVPDVNVTLPEVCFSSCTECSGVGIDQSKLNSEPLFYPNPASTKLYFNPVNDIQKVSLFSVEGKLLIEKILSHENLDISAFDRGLYFLKIETQTSAHIYKLIIN, from the coding sequence GTACACCGCAAAATGCAACGAACTGGATCACGACCAACATTCCACCATCGGGTTATGTTCCCGGCCAAACTTATACCATTACAGCAACAGGTACACATACCGGTGTTGTGAAATTTGGGTTTGAACTCACAGCCGAAAACAGCTCTGGAGCTAAAGTCGGAACACTCATCATTACTAACGCCACCCAGACCAAGCTGGTCAATCAAAACAAAGCCGTAACCCACCTTGCTGCCGGCACAACCCCATCAGGAAACACAAAAACCTGGAGTATGGGCTGGACAGCCCCTGGTTCTGGGACAGGTCCTGTTATTTTCAGCGCAGCTTTCAACGCAGCCAACGGTAATGGCGGTAATAGCGGAGATGTCATTTATCTTACTTCAACAACCGTGCAGGAACAAACTTCAGGTGTGGAAGTCACCTTCAGGGTGGACATGTCTGAACAAACAGTTTCACCTTTGGGTGTCCATATTGCAGGCAGCTTCCAGGGTTGGGACCCTGGAGCCACCGAGATGACTGATACCGGCAACTCCATCTACGCAGTTACAATCACACTGACTGAAGGAGAATATATCGAATACAAGTTTGTGAACGGAAATGCCTGGGGAATGGACGAAAGCGTTCCCCCGGGTTGTGCGGCAAACAACAATCGATTTCTGACTGTACCAGCACAAAACACAACGCTGGAGGCGGTATGTTTTGGCAGTTGCACGATTTGCAACCCCGGATCAGTGGATGTAACTTTCCAGGTAGACATGTCAAATGAAACTGTTTCTCCTTTGGGTGTGCACATTGCAGGGAGTTTCCAGGGTTGGGATCCGGCAGGAACACTAATGACCGAGGTTGGAAATAATGTTTATGCTGTCACTATCGAACTTCAGATTGGCGGGTATTATGAGTATAAATTTGTAAACGGGAATGCATGGGGTATGGACGAAACTGTACCTCCTCAATGTGCAAGTGGCTGGAACCGCTACATCACTGTACCCGCAGTACCTGTCATCCTCGATGCTGTTTGCTTTGGTAGCTGTGATCCCTGCGGACCGCCACCTGTGGATATTGAAGTAACCTTCAGGGTGGATATGACCAACGAGATCATTTCACCAGAGGGTGTTCATATTGCCGGAGGATTCCAGGGCTGGAATCCGGGATCAACATTGATGACTGATGCAGGCGATAATATCTATACCTACACAACGATACTCCCTTCGGGGACCTACCAGGAATACAAATTTATCAACGGAACAACCTGGGAACAATCAGAAAATGTACCCCCACCATGCGGGGTAAATAACAACAGGTTTTTAACCGTTCCCCAATCCAATATTGTACTTGACCTGGTTTGCTATGGGGAATGCGACCCCTGCGGTCCACCGCCAGTTGAGGTTGAAGTGACTTTTGTTGTAGATTTGTCAGAAGAGATAGTATCCCCACAGGGCGTTCATTTGGCTGGTTCATTCCAGGGATGGGACCCGGCAGGTCTTCCAATGACAACCGCAGGTGATAACATTTACCAGGCAACCGTTGTCTTTCTTTCAGGAACGTATATTGAGTACAAGTTTATCAACGGTGATACTTTCGAAGGCGCTGAACTGGTACCGGAGGAATGTGGAGTGGATGACGGATTTGGCGGCTTTAGCAGATTTTACACTGTACCTGACGTGAATGTCACATTACCGGAAGTTTGTTTCAGTTCATGTACTGAATGCAGTGGGGTAGGGATCGATCAAAGCAAATTGAACAGTGAACCATTGTTCTATCCCAATCCTGCAAGTACAAAATTGTACTTTAATCCTGTTAATGATATCCAAAAAGTCAGCTTATTTTCTGTTGAAGGAAAATTGCTGATCGAAAAAATTCTCTCTCACGAAAACCTTGATATTTCTGCATTTGATCGTGGCTTGTATTTCCTGAAAATAGAAACCCAAACTTCAGCACATATTTATAAGCTAATTATCAACTAG